ccacttagaagtccCTTAACTTCatcctatcacaacattctctagcaaaagattaaaagtttgaaagaagaggcaagtaaggtaataaccatcacaacaaattctatcaacaccataccaatatatcaataatttttcaacataaaacaataggcttgaaatcaattaagctcacacaattaaagtttcataaaattttaagtcaatacataccaaaacacaaggctaatttatcaaggcacaataatTATAGCTCTTTACAAATCTTAAGGGAGGTAGAAatgcccttttttttattttttttatatttgaaattggtacttatctcttgtcacagttatttttttttcttttttcaactgtcaccttcagaaaagtaccttgctcatatcctagctagcttttggcctgagaatcgacatggggttcatgaagacccctggttagtttgcttaactaaaatagtggagcaattttcaagttcaaccttttatttttcccaatttatgcatctacatattataaagtgccctgatagattaagcaaagttctgaaatatgcacgacactagtttaaagcacacataactaatcatttcaccattaaatcaagcctaaatgatttatgcagaaaaaaaaaatttgctgtATGGTATGGAGAaaagggaaaatccatcattaaaattACTATTACCTTacctaaaatttcaaaaattcaatctaaaatagaaaagtcatttcaaggacaaagcacttctctccgaaagttaatatagaatcatgaatcaaacttatgagaataaatttatttatttaattttttttttattaaagcaacaaatttctcctcccccacacttaaaacttacattggtcccaatgtaaagcccaaatgcaaacgaaagaaagaaaaaatgctagaaaataaaataaaataagggaaagaaaacaaatctgattgtggctaacaagtcacccatgggttgcctcccaagaagcgcttttatttatcgtcgttagctcgacatgacaaagctccttaatccactgaatTCTCCTAAAACctctcataaaatggcttgagttcatgaccgttgaccttgaacactttgttagttcctaaactttaaaTTTCAGCTataccataaggaaacacattagtaacaataaAGGGTCTaatccaacgagaacgcaacttaccaggtatcagcttcaatctggaattatacaataaaactttttgcccaatcacaaactgcttccttagtttgtcatggaatgcctttgtcttttctttacaGACCCTAGAATTTtcataagccttaaggcgaatttcctctaattcatgcaaatgtgattttctttctaactcatcctccatgcttaactcaaaaacatcttgcacaaatgtatcaacaacatcaatagaaaaaaacAGAACGattatcagcaggatacttcatggaatcaaagatattaaatttgacagtctctccatcaaactgcATAGTTAGGttaccatcatccacatcaatttttgtcttggtagtttttaggaaaggtcttccaaacaaaatcaaagctgacacATTTttccccacactgatcttctcattattcctcaacttgcgctttgtagtgcataattctttaaggaatttagcatacctggGAACTTatttcaagtaaaggtatattgacctctaccttcctgaaagtctccaaaatttctttctcttattcttctttcttatttttagccaacctgcatgggaaCGGAGGAAGAGCAGAATTATAAACCTTATTCAGTTtgggttcagtatttacctcaacttcagactcttcagactctttttctccttgcttcttcttttttattggctcatgtggagtctggttatcaacttctttcccactctgcAATAGTATTgcacttgcattttctctgggattcatgactgtttgtgatggaagctttccaaaaccttgagcttccagcttactcacagatgaggctaactaaccaatctgcctctctatattttgaatgctatttctggtctcctgttgaaactgttgtgtattgttagccaaagccttaacaatttcatcaagtaacATACCTTGATTtaagggaggtggaggtggaggtggttgtggttgattcacttgtggtctttgctgctggtatcggttttgcactggttgattcccataactcaaattgcgatgatctcgccatcctgggtTATAAGTACTAGAATAGGGATCATACCTGCGTTGTGGCTGTTCATAATGTCCTACtacattagcatgttgcattgattcatcctcttgtaatgcaggacacatgtcagtagcatgacccaaaCCCGAACAAATTGCACATACCTTAAtagtttgcatgttccctacagccaactgcctcaccaaagaagttaaatcagaaatttgtttctcaaggttagatgtacttacctcattaaccttcataggtgtgtgatccattctcattccaaactgctgagaatttgctgccatgttagcaattagcctccttgcctcttctagtgtcttatcaaccaaagctcttccactagcagcatctatcatactgcggtccattggtagaagtccctcatagaaatactgaattaacagctactcacttatttgatgatggggacagcttgcgcacaacttcttaaatctctcccaatactcatacaaactctctccattgtactgccgaatgccacaaatttcttttcttatattagcagcatgggaagcaggaaaatacttctccaaaaatatctgcttcatcccattccatgagttgatagattcggaaggaaggtaatacaaccaatccttagctgtgccttccagtgagaaagggaaagcctGAAGCTTAATctaatcctctgaaactccttgaggtttcatactGGAACACACAatatgaaattcttttaaatgcttatgtggatcctcacctgcaagaccatgaaacttaggcaacaaatggattagtccagatttcaactcaaaagcaacatttaaagcagggtattggatacacaaaggctattggtttaaattaggagcagccaactctttcaaagttctaGCAGCTATGGTTTCATTTTCAGTATTTGACTCTAACTCCAAATCTGAACTTAACTCCTTTGGAGATTAGACTCCTTCGGATGTACTCTGAATCTacctagcttgcttagccaattttctcaaccgttCAGCtatttttttctacttctggatcaaagatcaactcactagattgagaaattcttgtcataaacaaaaagaaatcaaagtaaaaacagaaaaatgcttcaaaaccctagaaaacaatcgaattttgcctcaagagggtggggccaagaaATCCTATGAattgattggtcttgatcagagcatcatttccttcaaaataggtatgagccaccctccaaattcaaccaaaattcttaaTGAACAGTAACACTGAACAGTAACAccgtaatattttttttcttcaaaaacctgaaaatagcaacaactcacaaacaaaattaataacagaatattCTAACAcagaaaacatgaaattcaaTAAATTTCATTCCCCGACAACAcagaaaacatgaaattcaataaatttcattccccggcaacggcgccaaaattcttggtaggttgtcgaatccaccagaaattaaattaactgaaattaccaattatgaaatattttctgtagtaagtggtaaatccaggtcgaacgtTAAATACTGAAttactaaatttcgtgcacttgtgtaatagaaaatggaagagacaaagattgggggggttttgtaacacaaaatcagaagaaatcaaaaattcaagaactgaatatgaaaatctcaatttaaacagacttcagtccaaggtaattcccattccaatgcattgatttgataatagacaaaagaaatacaattatctcttattgaatacttaacgtaaatttaccaaacagcgaggtaaacctctgccttccctatactcatcaatttgagcccaacactcttgttgactctaattattaactgagttggtattaagcaatcctcatcaaattaataactgctttaagaaaaggaagtagttaagctgaacaacaacttatgaagcataaattatttaatcaatcctattgtttccttaggttattatcaaaaactgggatcataatcaataaaacataATTGCTACTcatattcaatcttacacaacaattacggattatgaagatgaactagcaattgatcaaatcaaacaattaactaataagcctttttagcaaatcattcaatagataaaaacaattaaatcagaaaacaatagatattcaaaaaaacataaattaaactaagaacctgatctcacaaatcaagcataaGAACTTAAATCCcttaaactgaattaaaaacttagccactcatgttcatggcctatagaaaattaaagaagaaaaagaagaattctaaaagacGAATGGAGAGGCAGCTGAAAACTTGGATTCCTTGAGTCGgctgctgcctcttctatttataataaatggtatagggttaggtttttagagtctctgtcaaaaactacaactgaagcaaaatcaggaaactgattgtcgACAGATACACAAactgtgtatcactacacggcccagggccgtgtaacttactggagctgagtgGGTAGGTTTCGTACTGGCACAGAAGATTACACGGGTCTCtaagatttacacgggtcaagttacacggctcgtgtactttgtttctttaacgcttctcaatccttcgacctttccaagcttccttccacacttttATGctctaaaacttcaccaaaaccataaaaaatatagaaagagccaaattaatgcaaatactaataatttctccatttaacataattatttcaacaactctccaaatatatgcctaatagataattatactttaatcaactgaattagacaTAAAGATATTCTAGAAATAttaaatgtgatggaagtaaaattaataaattatgcacttatcagagAGAGTATTGAAATCAacactaatttaattttaagaTTAAGTCACATGGTTAAAATCTTCCAATATCTTTGAAATAGATCTTTTTTTTAAACTTTCTTGAATTTGCATTAAATGCAATAGGACCTTTACGTGCCTATAAATAGCCAAACTCCTTTAAGGTTTTTAGTTATGGGAATTAGAGTGAAATGAGAAATAGAATTCATATccaaagaaaatgagagaaaatagtAAAGTGTGAAAGTGTTGTAATCAAgacattaatataaattaaagtaTGCTATGTACTTGCCACATTAATGAATATTGTATATCAAAAATAATTACACTTCTAttattattttgttaaaattaataaaaatttatttaaaatgtgTATTTTTTTTCCCATAAAATCTGTCCAAACTTACTAACAATACATGCTTCCAGCTTCTTCCTTTGAAAAAACCAAATGAGGGCCTGGTCCAATATGTGGCCTAAAATGGGGTCAACATCAGGAACAGAGCTCAATAACGAGAATCCTCATCCGAGCTAGAGGGATTTCTGGAGCTTTCCAGAACACCAAGGTCTACTCCAAATGCCACAATCCTATCTATCACAAAATGGTCTCTCCAGAAATGACCAATCTTCTCTTTAAATATCACCAATTCCATTTTCTATTTCAACTATTATCTCGAGGCCCTGTGTAAAATCTTTCGTTGGTCACGAGATCACATCAAACATGTCCCAAGCTCTGTCGAATTTGAGCCTTTCTCTTCCTTTATCTTCAAGAAGCAGCTCTTCTGGATCAAGAAACTTCTACTTCTTCAAAACAAATGGGGCAGGCTTTAATTCTTCCCTTAAGGCCATGGCAGCTGATAACAGAGACAATCTTGTCCACCTGCAGAGGGCCAGCAAGCAACAGCAACAGACTCAGCCCAAGAAAAGAGTGGCTTCTGTTGCACCAGTAGGTAATTTGTTATTTCTTTCTCAATTTTCCAGATTGCTTTCTACTTAAAAACCCAACTTGCTAATCATTTCTGTTATACTTGATTTTTGCAGGGTTGTGGGATAGATTCCCAACAGCCAGAACAGTGCAGCAGATGATGGAGTCGATGGAGAGGATGATGGAGGACCCATTTGCATACTCCGGCGGGTGGCAATCACCACCACCACAGCCGCCTACGACTGGAAGTGGGTATGGCAGAGGAAGGACACCATGGGAGATAAAAGAGGGAGAAAGCGAGTACAAGATGAGGTTTGACATGCCTGGAATGACCAAGGAAGATGTGAAGGTGTGGATTGAGGAGAAGATACTGGTTGTGAAGGCAGAGAAAGTGCCTAAGAAGAAAGTGAATGGTGAAAATAATGgagaagaggaggaggaggaggaggagtggTCTGGCAAAAGCTATGGAAAGTATGGCAGTAGAATAGCATTGCCTGAGAACATCGCGTTTGAGAAGATCAAGGCTGAGGTTAAAGATGGGGTCTTGTATATAACCATCCCTAAAGCCAGTACCACTGGCAAAATTCTTGATATTGATGTTAAGTGATCACTTCTGTATCTACATGCAAATGGCTTTTAGGTTATATGTAAAGATTTCTATGGTTTTTGTTGGTTAACTTGGAAGAAAGTTTTGCCCTTTTTGGGTGTAAAGCGAACCAGTTATTTAGTTCAAAAAAATtgttctttctttcccttttctcctTACATGTTCAGATAAGAGATGAACCCAATTCTTCCCAATCCATTGGCAATGTGAATGATTTTGCTAGTAATCATCAGTCTCGCATTTACagagtttaatttatttaattgttgTGAAGCTTTAGGAAGAGCTGCAAGGTGTGCAAAGCTATAAGGTATACAAGACATTAAGCTCTTTGCAAGCTTTATGGAGTGGAAGAAATTTCAGTGATATGActtgaattttaaatatatttttatagttCTGAATTATGATTGGACGACTAAATGAGATGGAGCATGCCCTGCCTAGATAACAGAGGAGCACAGGTAGAGGAAAATCATAAAATATGGTAAGTGGATGCATGCAGCGAAAGAAGGCAGAAGATGGGCCAAGAAAGGAGGGCCTGGTCATGTTAATAATCAACACATAAGAGAGGAAAATCAAGAGAATAAACGCAAGACGGAATCAAAAATTCAATTTAGGGATatagttaaaatatataattttttaaataagaatttattttaaataaaattgacataataaaaattaaatgaaattattgttaattaaaatataatgaatgTT
This sequence is a window from Hevea brasiliensis isolate MT/VB/25A 57/8 chromosome 10, ASM3005281v1, whole genome shotgun sequence. Protein-coding genes within it:
- the LOC110646017 gene encoding small heat shock protein, chloroplastic, whose protein sequence is MSQALSNLSLSLPLSSRSSSSGSRNFYFFKTNGAGFNSSLKAMAADNRDNLVHLQRASKQQQQTQPKKRVASVAPVGLWDRFPTARTVQQMMESMERMMEDPFAYSGGWQSPPPQPPTTGSGYGRGRTPWEIKEGESEYKMRFDMPGMTKEDVKVWIEEKILVVKAEKVPKKKVNGENNGEEEEEEEEWSGKSYGKYGSRIALPENIAFEKIKAEVKDGVLYITIPKASTTGKILDIDVK